The Colletotrichum higginsianum IMI 349063 chromosome 2, whole genome shotgun sequence genome has a segment encoding these proteins:
- a CDS encoding Acyl-CoA thioesterase II: MSRLLFNDVMALAPIPTPSNRMTVTGGAVKRYMSLYPAWVPGSELVGGKGRGSKADPRAAYGGHVYCQAPLAASRAIKEEEPSGSGTQSGGFGLHAIQGVFSAAAKSDRPFVYEVAVLSTSRTFCSRLVTVRQPRETSKRSDYEGNFLAEDAETELGDVCFSCICTFKRPEEGRAISQEEPPQKRFANILASKSPREWPHAPAVDVEEIKAMFPDIGETTFPIVDMHKVDLTTYNEGRPVTERRELLLYRLKSPLPADDPNSHIAIHAFESDRNGLLMIGNHNGLGWNFGTAASLTYKFVVHVNADQAVMKDPSGPDDGWWIQEASFPRTGQGRGALMCKMWSPEGIHVATGYQDGIVRERRAEGDKLNERL, from the exons ATGTCTAGGCTTCTATTTAACGATGTCATGGCACTGGCACCGATTCCGACACCCTCCAACCGGATGACCGTCACTGGCGGCGCAGTCAAAAGGTATATGAGCCTGTATCCAGCCTGGGTGCCCGGGTCAGAACTCGTAGGTGGCAAAGGTCGCGGGTCCAAAGCCGACCCTCGGGCGGCCTATGGAGGGCATGTCTACTGCCAGGCGCCTCTGGCCGCAAGCCGCGCCATCAAAGAGGAAGAGCCCTCAGGGTCAGGGACCCAGTCAGGGGGGTTCGGGCTCCAC GCCATTCAAGGCGTATTTTCGGCCGCCGCAAAATCAGACAGGCCTTTTGTGTATGAGGTCGCTGTCCTCTCGACCAGCCGGACGTTTTGCTCGAGGCTGGTGACAGTACGGCAACCTCGAGAAACGAGCAAAAGAAGCGACTACGAAGGCAACTTTCTGGCCGAAGACGCAGAGACTGAACTGGGCGATGTGTGCTTCAGCTGTATATGCACCTTCAAGCGACCAGAAGAAGGTCGGGCCATATCTCAAGAGGAACCGCCGCAGAAACGCTTCGCCAATATTCTCGCAAGCAAGTCTCCGAGGGAGTGGCCCCATGCACCGGCAGTTGACGTGGAAGAGATCAAGGCTATGTTTCCGGACATTGGCGAGACGACCTTTCCCATCGTTGACATGCACAAGGTCGACTTAACAACGTACAACGAGGGCAGGCCCGTGACAGAGAGGAGGGAGCTTCTTCTCTACCGTCTAAAGAGCCCGCTACCCGCTGACGACCCAAATTCGCACATCGCTATTCATGCATTCGAGTCTGATCGCAACGGTCTACTGATGATAGGCAATCACAATGGCCTCGGGTGGAATTTTGGGACAGCGGCAAGCTTGACGTATAAGTTCGTCGTCCACGTCAACGCTGACCAGGCCGTGATGAAGGATCCTTCAGGTCCGGACGATGGCTGGTGGATTCAGGAGGCATCTTTTCCTCGCACTGGCCAGGGGCGAGGGGCCCTCATGTGTAAGATGTGGAGTCCTGAGGGTATTCATGTCGCTACTGGGTATCAGGATGGTATTGTCagagagaggagggcggAAGGGGATAAGCTCAACGAACGGCTGTAA
- a CDS encoding Acyl-thioesterase — protein sequence MIRGVTVRPINKGDEYWEASWTKFSDAISENRVKREHQQEFEAWVVRKWFRDNYILRLNQIMAKQHRTDTSLCMGHVLYERYNILRRFSPLYERGGLGMPPLDFPMQRTSVSLDRQLRNYTKMFWKRAVDEKDINSQEQHYTPYLPVQSRPPFRLLVNSQHLLGSPEAGSTNLLVITTSKTKEVSATPELHQRKRGQTFAATKRQTFDDNSSAPPAKKARKMREPGPPDDPEDSSTVHKVETKARARATPGESGTSAAVNSIPQDSNLSSATCEGAEY from the exons ATGATTCGAGGCGTCACGGTCCGACCTATCAATAAGGGTGACGAGTATTGGGAAGCATCTTGGACCAAGTTCTCGGACGCCATCAGCGAAAATCGGGTGAAGCGAGAACATCAGCAAGAGTTTGAAGCCTG GGTTGTCAGGAAGTGGTTCCGCGACAACTACATACTCCGCCTCAACCAAATCATGGCCAAGCAACATCGAACGGATACGAGCCTTTGCATGGGCCATGTCCTCTACGAAAGATACAACATACTCAGGCGTTTCAGTCCCCTGTATGAGCGTGGAGGGCTCGGGATGCCTCCGCTTGACTTTCCCATGCAGAGGACGAGCGTCTCTCTTGACCGCCAGCTGCGCAACTACACTAAGATGTTCTGGAAGCGTGCCGTCGACGAAAAAGACATCAATAGCCAGGAGCAGCATTATACTCCCTATCTCCCGGTGCAATCAAGACCGCCATTCAGACTGCTAGTCAACTCACAACACCTTCTTGGAAGTCCCGAGGCTGGCAGCACCAATCT GCTTGTTATCACAACATCAAAGACGAAAGAAGTCTCGGCGACTCCAGAGTTGCACCAGCGCAAGAGAGGTCAGACATTTGCGGCAACCAAACGTCAGACTTTCGATGATAATAGCAGCGCACCGCCAGCCAAGAAGGCGCGCAAGATG AGAGAGCCTGGCCCCCCAGATGACCCGGAAGATTCATCAACTGTACACAAAGTGGAAACCAAGGCTAGGGCTCGTGCGACTCCGGGCGAGAGTGGCACGTCGGCTGCAGTCAACAGTATTCCTCAAGACAGCAACTTGAGCAGCGCAACTTGCGAAGGTGCAGAGTATTAG
- a CDS encoding Cytochrome c oxidase subunit Vb — protein MFLQRSAIMAARRAAVAPLARRTFATSMIRRDANSSTPAKPYKTIKEIQVEEDLTGPGAKAGTVPTDLEQSTGLERLEILGKMEGVDVFDMRPLDASRKGTVENPIPVRSAGEEQYLGCTGVPVDSHVTIWLTISRDRPIERCPECGSVYKMEYVGPTDDHHHDHHHGHGYEEPKTFADFVKPEYRYQ, from the exons atgtTCTTGCAACGctccgccatcatggccgcccGTCGGGCCGCCGTCGCTCCCCTCGCCAGACGCACTTTCGCGACTTCCATGATCCGCC GCGACGCCAACTCTTCTACCCCCGCGAAGCCCTACAAGACCATCAAGG AGAtccaggtcgaggaggacctcACCGGACCCGGTGCTAAGGCTGGCACCGTCCCTACCGACCTCGAGCAGTCCACCGGTCTCGAGCGTCTTGAGATTCTCGGAAAGatggagggcgtcgacgtcttcgacaTGCGCCCCCTCGACGCCTCCCGCAAGG GCACCGTCGAGAACCCCATTCCCGTCCGctccgccggcgaggagcagTACCTCGGCTGCACCGGTGTCCCCGTCGACTCCCACGTCACCATTTGGCTGACC ATCTCCCGCGACCGCCCTATCGAGCGCTGCCCCGAGTGCGGCTCCGTCTACAAGATGGAGTACGTCGGCCCCAccgacgaccaccaccacgaccaccaccacggccacggcTACGAGGAGCCCAAGACTTTCGCCGACTTCGTCAAGCCCGAGTACCGATACCAATAG
- a CDS encoding Carboxy-cis,cis-muconate cyclase, with protein MRFASVIAVAAMASAAVITRQAAPATTAKVLIGAPGTIAIADYDGKEFKVVANDSQPGTGPSWMAFKEPNLIYAVDENSNSTRLFNFDTATNELKLVQAANGSAGVVSLEFNADKTRLVGTSYGQGTVDVWDISEASSLKLLKQITLGGTLGPNKARQDQSRAHQAVLDPSGRFFAISDLGTDSIVIIDSKDDAYEITSRNSVGTAGCGPRHGAWYPPKGDKATAYIVACELTNTLEVFSVSNNGSSISLTRTQEISTYGAAFPPANATTAAAGEIIVSGDGKDVYVSNRLTGNQTDSISHFKITQKAAQGGSPCKATSGGIALEFVEAISSGGQIPRMFSLSKDDKTLFSTNQQGEGAFGVLALNRALDAGKLTATAVASLPVTLFGPVGFGPQFVQQIV; from the exons ATGCGCTTCGCTTCAGTCATTGCTGTGGCTGCTATGGCCTCGGCTGCAGTCATCACCCGACAGGCTGCTCCTGCCACGACTGCCAAGGTCCTGATCGGTGCTCCTGGCACGATCGCAATCGCCGACTACGACGGCAAGGAGTTCAAAGTTGTTGCCAACGACTCCCAGCCTGGTACTGGCCCCAGCTGGATGGCATTCAAAGAGCCAAACCTCATCTACGCTGTCGATGAGAACTCCAACAGCACTCGCCTGTTCAAC TTCGACACGGCTACAAACGAGCTCAAACTCGTCCAGGCTGCTAATGGATCGGCTGGTGTTGTCTCCCTCGAGTTCAACGCCGACAAGACCCGTCTCGTGGGCACCTCCTA TGGCCAGGGCACTGTAGACGTCTGGGATATCTCTGAGGCGAGCTCTCTCAAGCTCCTGAAGCAGATCACTCTGGGTGGAACTCTCGGTCCCAACAAGGCTCGTCAGGACCAGTCTCGCGCACACCAGGCCGTTCTCGACCCCTCTGGCCGTTTCTTCGCCATCAGCGACCTCGGCACCGACAGCATTGTTATCATTGACTCCAAGGATGATGCCTATGAGATCACGTCTCGCAACAGCGTCGGCACTGCTGGCTGCGGTCCTCGTCACGGCGCCTGGTACCCTCCCAAGGGTGACAAGGCCACGGCTTACATCGTCGCCTGCGAGCTGACCAACACGCTCGAAgtcttctccgtctcgaACAACGGttcctccatctccctcacTCGAACCCAGGAGATCAGCACGTACGGTGCGGCCTTCCCTCCTGCCAATGCCACTACCGCCGCGGCTGGCGAGATCATCGTCTCGGGTGACGGCAAGGACGTCTACGTCTCCAACCGCCTTACAGGCAACCAGACAGACTCGATCTCCCACTTCAAGATCACGCAGAAGGCAGCCCAGGGCGGCTCTCCGTGCAAGGCCACCAGTGGCGGCATCGCGCTCGAGTTCGTCGAGGCCATCTCCTCCGGCGGCCAAATCCCCCGCATGTTCAGCCTGTCCAAGGATGACAAGACGCTCTTCTCGACGAATCagcagggcgagggcgcctTCGGCGTGTTGGCGCTCAACCGTGCCCTCGACGCTGGCAAGCTCACTGCTACCGCCGTCGCGTCGCTTCCTGTCACGCTCTTCGGCCCCGTGGGATTCGGTCCCCAGTTCGTTCAGCAGATAGTCTAG
- a CDS encoding Fungal specific transcription factor domain-containing protein: MSEIRTIAFFGASGGCGLAALKHALAADWTCIALCRNPSKLTDVLPSAQYPKLIVRQGNAHDAAEVGACLVDPADPARLVDAVSSSIGSPLDVARMTVEDPDVCKNGAAALLAALETLRARGVRGRPRLVIVSTTGISEHGRDVPLLQVPMYHILLRVPHADKRAAERVVTASCEDFTFVRPAFLSDGAVPDRAVRVGVEDPEKGVESKAVGYGISREDVGRWIFENVLRDGGRVYVRKAVTITW, from the coding sequence ATGTCCGAGATCAGGACCATCGCGTTCTTCGGCGCCTCGGGCGGCTGCggtctcgccgccctcaaacacgctctcgccgccgactgGACCTGCATCGCCCTGTGTCGCAACCCCTCCAAGCTCACCGACGTTCTTCCCTCCGCCCAGTACCCGAAACTCATCGTCAGGCAAGGGAACGcgcacgacgccgccgaagtCGGCGCGTgcctcgtcgacccggccgacCCCGCgcggctcgtcgacgccgtgaGCTCCAGCATCGGCAGCccgctcgacgtcgcccggATGACGGTCGAGGACCCGGACGTGTGTAAGaacggcgccgcggcgctgctggcggcgctCGAGACGCTCAGGGCGCGTGGGGTGCGCGGCCGGCCGCGGCTGGTCATAGTATCGACGACGGGCATCTCGGAGCACGGGCGGGACGTGCCGCTTCTGCAGGTGCCCATGTACCACATCTTGCTGAGGGTGCCTCACGCCGACAAGAGGGCGGCAGAGCGTGTGGTGACGGCGAGCTGCGAGGATTTCACGTTTGTGCGGCCCGCGTTCCTgagcgacggcgccgtgccGGACCGGGCTGTTCgcgtgggcgtcgaggacccGGAGAAGGGGGTCGAGAGCAAGGCCGTTGGGTACGGCATCTCGAGGGAGGATGTTGGGCGGTGGATCTTTGAGAACGTGTTGAGGGACGGCGGGAGGGTGTATGTGAGGAAGGCCGTGACTATTACTTGGTGA
- a CDS encoding Glycosyl hydrolase family 16, which yields MLSVLPLGLALLGASTVLAQTPPSCSLTNKCPQDAPCCSQYGQCGTGAFCLGGCDPRMSFSLDACVPAPVCQDKKMSMDSLDKIVDISKYYGDPSKADWVAQGEPALYNKEAVLLTMPAKSVGTVLASTTYMWYGSVKAKIRTSRGPGVVTAFILYGDVKDEIDYEWVGADLEMSQTNYYFQGIPRYDQSGNISLSDTFRNWHTYEISWTPDEIKWLVDGQVGRTKKRSDTWNATAQQWDYPQTPARVQLSIWPGGADTNAKGTVDWAGGPINWEHEDIKNAGYFYAMVKDVEISCFNAKSPPGSNNKKSYYYNDIKSTNDTVVDSDKDTILKSFLGSGLDMNAGATTASGTASKPTASAATIPGGSNTGPGNDHSDDSSSSGSGSGSGSGSGSGSGSDSGSGSGDSSSGSGSGSTSCGAGSFSQDCNSNGNGNSGSGNTSDGVCRTSSLGASAFAALVAASALLLL from the exons ATGCTGTCGGTTCTTCCCTTGggccttgccctcctcggcgcttCGACCGTTCTCGCCCAGACCCCTCCCTCCTGCTCCCTGACCAACAAGTGCCCCCAGGATGCGCCCTGCTGTTCCC AATACGGCCAGTGCGGGACTGGCGCCTTCTGCCTCGGCGGCTGCGACCCTCGAATGTCATTCTCCCTCGACGCCTGCGTGCCCGCCCCCGTCTGCCAGGACAAGAAGATGTCCATGGACTCGCTCGACAAGATAGTCGACATCAGCAAGTACTATGGCGACCCAAGCAAGGCCGACTGGGTCGCCCAGGGCGAACCCGCCCTGTACAACAAGGAGGCAGTGCTCCTGACCATGCCCGCAAAGAGTGTCGGAACGGTCCTCGCCTCGACCACGTACATGTGGTACGGAAgcgtcaaggccaagatcAGGACCTCGCGTGGTCCCGGTGTTGTGACTGCCTTCATCTTGTACGGAGACGTCAAGGATGAAATTGATTACGAATGGGTCGGTGCCGACCTAGAGATGTCCCAGACCAACTACTACTTCCAGGGCATCCCTAGAT ATGACCAATCCGGCAACATCTCCCTCTCCGACACGTTCCGCAACTGGCACACGTACGAGATCTCGTGGACTCCCGACGAGATCAAGTGGCTGGTAGATGGCCAGGTCGGCCGCACCAAGAAGCGCTCCGACACGTGGAACGCGACCGCACAGCAGTGGGACTACCCGCAGACCCCCGCCCGTGTCCAGCTGTCCATCTGGCCTGGCGGTGCCGACACCAACGCCAAGGGCACCGTCGACTGGGCCGGCGGCCCTATCAACTGGGAACACGAGGACATCAAGAATGCCGGGTACTTCTACGCCATGGTCAAGGACGTCGAGATCAGCTGCTTCAACGCTAAGAGCCCGCCGGGCTccaacaacaagaagagcTACTACTACAACGACATCAAGTCCACCAACGACACCGTCGTGGATAGCGACAAGGACACCATCCTGAAGAGTTTCCTCGGCTCCGGCCTCGACATGAACGCCGGCGCGACCACGGCCTCGGGCACTGCCTCGAAGCCTACGGCATCGGCGGCCACCATCCCAGGCGGCAGCAACACCGGACCGGGCAACGACCACAGCGACGACAGCAGTTCGTCCGGCTCAGGTTCTGGCTCAGGTTCTGGCTCAGGTTCTGGCTCAGGTTCAGACTCGGGCTCAGGTTCAGGTGATTCCAGCTCAGGATCCGGTTCCGGCAGCACCTCAtgcggcgccggcagctTCTCCCAGGACTgcaacagcaacggcaacggcaactcGGGCTCGGGCAACACGAGCGACGGTGTCTGCCGTACGTCATCACTTGGTGCAAGTGCTTTTGCCGCACTGGTGGCCGCCTCTGCTCTCTTGCTGCTGTAG
- a CDS encoding HET domain-containing protein, translating to MCRRQAARSGEAVQKLADSILSINYRPGPGAAAVKENPSRRGRLWDSFIELRLHEKEDKFRLRFEMSISNSEVMQADLRTRPSPVSFKLFADAGVAPRMILCWTVCPDSPLAASVPGRPALWDTSSEAAYSFLSRCISEYELDHTCKQTLSDISFPCKPPRRLIKIDDGDAGLHLKLIQTSSLAEFPRYCALSYRWDNPARHAQKETLRSTLGTYESVINPTGLPRTVADAVACCRRLGLPHLWVDALCVVQNDDDDKLSEIAAMGDIYANAYLTLTPSIAGGSDDGFLAPRENPFLSAPIPDIRSGGAPVGVKLAPSSRGLLNPSTLVQLKGQRPKPAKSYELLHSRGWTF from the exons ATGTGCAGGAGGCAGGCTGCCCGTTCCGGCGAGGCGGTCCAGAAACTTGCCGACAGCATCCTCTCCATCAACTACCGCCCCGGTCCGGGTGCGGCAGCAGTCAAAGAGAATCCCAGCCGTCGCGGTCGTTTGTGGGATTCTTTCATCGAGCTGCGCCTACAtgagaaggaggacaagTTCAGGCTGCGATTCGAAATGTCCATATCGAACTCGGAGGTGATGCAAGCCGATCTCCGCACACGCCCGAGCCCCGTGTCGTTCAAGCTGTTTGCCGATGCAG GCGTTGCTCCGAGGATGATCCTCTGTTGGACGGTTTGTCCGGACTCGCCCCTGGCGGCGTCTGTCCCCGGTCGACCGGCCTTGTGGGATACCTCGTCTGAAGCCGCCTACTCCTTTCTCAGCCGCTGCATCTCGGAATATGAATTGGACCACACCTGCAAGCAGACGCTCTCGGACATCTCCTTTCCGTGCAAGCCACCAAGGCGCCTCATCAAGAtcgacgacggggacgcTGGCCTTCACCTCAAACTCATTCAGACGAGCTCGCTCGCAGAGTTCCCACGATACTGCGCCCTGAGCTACCGCTGGGACAACCCAGCTCGCCATGCCCAGAAGGAGACGCTGCGGAGCACCCTTGGAACCTACGAGTCCGTCATCAACCCCACTGGCTTGCCCCGGACCGTCGctgacgccgtcgcctgctgccgtcgcctcggcctcccccATCTCTGGGTCGACGCGCTGTGCGTCGTCCAgaatgacgacgacgataagCTCTCCGAGATCGCGGCTATGGGCGACATCTACGCCAACGCCTACCTGACTCTTACCCCTTCCATCGCGGGTGGGAGCGATGACGGCTTCCTGGCACCGAGAGAGAACCCCTTTCTGTCCGCCCCTATCCCCGATATTCGTAGCGGGGGCGCACCGGTGGGCGTCAAATTGGCCCCGAGCAGCCGCGGCCTTCTCAACCCGTCGACCTTGGTCCAGTTGAAGGGTCAgaggccgaagccggccAAGTCGTACGAGCTGCTGCATTCCAGGGGCTGGACCTTCTAA
- a CDS encoding MYB DNA-binding domain-containing protein, with amino-acid sequence MQQWQVGPVPEYIYSNSTHQPSDMHPQHPYQQDMSRRDQHPQFQYGAPPHQSPAPQHHQPTPVQPPMSVPQPPPQPPQAQPQPHQHQQHHQQQQHVQQQQHAQQHAQQQQQQHAQQPQHAPQPPPQPQRNRKRPAPAPAQQAPPVVTSAPPMPAAPAAPTATPIPPPAAPAVAAPPAQTQPAATEDAAAAPQPPPAKKSRTNTPWTPAEELRLKQMRDAGSSWAEIAKVRLVPDVTLLLLAVSNMSQTFPTRTEGSVKKHWYKDMHYAEFAEDESQALLNAIKEYENNKWKVIGQKVGKPAKACEQYAKEHFPGMPSLNIASARPHPHQRY; translated from the exons ATGCAGCAGTGGCAAGTCGGCCCCGTGCCGGAGTACATCTACTCCAACTCCACCCACCAGCCTAGCGACATGCA TCCTCAACACCCATACCAGCAGGACATGTCTCGTCGGGATCAACACCCACAGTTCCAGTATGGAGCGCCGCCTCATCAGAGCCCGGCTCCTCAGCACCACCAGCCCACTCCGGTGCAGCCTCCGATGAGCGTcccccagccgccgcctcaGCCGCCCCAGGCCCAGCCTCAGCCtcatcagcaccagcagcatcaccagcagcagcagcacgttcagcagcagcagcacgctCAGCAGCACgctcagcaacagcaacaacagcatgCTCAACAGCCCCAGCATGCACCCCAGCCCCCGCCCCAGCCTCAGAGGAACCGCAAAcggccggctccggctccggcccAACAGGCCCCGCCGGTCGTCACTAGCGCCCCTCCCATGCCCGCTGCCCCTGCCGCGCCTACCGCGACTCCCATCCCACCGCCGGCCGCCCCCGCTGTCGCTGCCCCTCCCGCTCAGACTCAGCCGGCCGCGACAGAagatgctgctgccgctcctCAGCCGCCTCCGGCCAAGAAGAGCCGCACAAATACCCCCTGGACCCCGGCCGAAGAGCTCCGTCTGAAGCAGATGAGAGATGCCGGGAGCAGCTGGGCTGAAATTGCCAAGGTTCGTCTTGTTCCAGATGTCACCCTCCTGCTCCTAGCAGTATCTAACATGTCGCAGACCTTCCCCACCCGTACTGAGGGCAGTGTCAAGAAGCATTGGTACAAGGATATGCACTACGCTGAGTTTGCGGAAGACGAG AGCCAGGCCCTTCTCAATGCCATCAAGGAGTACGAAAACAACAAGTGGAAGGTCATCGGGCAAAAAGTCGGCAAGCCCGCCAAGGCTTGCGAACAGTACGCCAAGGAGCACTTTCCCGGTATGCCCTCTCTCAACATCGCGTCGGCACGGCCGCATCCACATCAACGATACTAA